In one Gemmatimonadota bacterium genomic region, the following are encoded:
- a CDS encoding sodium-translocating pyrophosphatase produces MMQGATQAAAHRGGEASLVLPELTGSTFLGLDGQMLLMAGLLVCLAGLLFGLFMSRQLQRLPVHRSMREVSELIYETCKTYLITQGKFILLLELFIGIILVVYFGVLRDFEALKVAIILLFSLVGIAGSYGVAWFGIRINTYANSRSAFASLGGKPFPTYAIPLKAGMSIGTMLISTELVIMLFILLFIPGDYAGPCFIGFAIGESLGAAALRIAGGIFTKIADIGADLMKIVFKIEEDDARNPGVIADCTGDNAGDSIGPTADGFETYGVTGVALITFILLAVPSPLVQVQLLVWIFAMRIMMIVTSVLSYLINEAIARRRYGSADVMNFEAPLTFLVWLTCLVSVAMTYAVSYLLIPELGDGSLWWKLSTIITCGTLAAAIIPELVKVFTSMKSGHVKEVLTASQEGGASLNILSGFTAGNFSAYWMGMAIVALMAASYGASTLGLAEIMLAAPVFAFGLVAFGFLGMGPVTIAVDSYGPVTDNAQSIYELSVIEHIPNIRQEVKRDFGFDLNFETAKHFLEENDGVGNTFKATAKPVLIGTAVVGATTMIFSIIVLLTNGLTTDLEKLSILYPPFLLGLITGGAVIYWFTGASTQAVSTGAYRAVEFIKANIQLEGVERASIRDSKRVVAICTQYAQRGMFNIFLTVFFSTLAFASLEPYFFIGYLISIATFGLYQAIFMANAGGAWDNAKKLVEVELKQKGTPLHAATVVGDTVGDPFKDTSSVAMNPVIKFTTLFGLLAVELAIEMERGTSLVLAALFTAAAMVFVWRSFYAMRIVTPASARWREAVAGAAAEAVHEAG; encoded by the coding sequence ATGATGCAGGGGGCGACACAGGCGGCCGCGCACCGGGGAGGCGAGGCCAGCCTGGTGCTGCCGGAGCTGACTGGCTCGACGTTCCTGGGACTCGATGGCCAGATGCTGCTCATGGCCGGCCTGCTCGTCTGCCTGGCCGGCCTCCTCTTCGGCCTGTTCATGTCCCGCCAGCTCCAGCGGCTACCCGTGCACCGCTCGATGCGCGAGGTCTCCGAGCTGATCTACGAGACCTGCAAGACCTACCTGATCACGCAGGGTAAGTTCATCCTGCTGCTCGAGCTGTTCATTGGCATCATCCTCGTCGTCTACTTCGGCGTGCTGCGGGACTTCGAGGCTCTCAAGGTCGCAATCATCCTGCTCTTCAGTCTGGTGGGCATTGCCGGCAGCTACGGCGTGGCCTGGTTCGGCATCCGCATCAACACCTACGCCAACTCGCGCTCGGCCTTCGCCAGCCTGGGGGGCAAGCCCTTCCCCACCTACGCCATACCGCTCAAGGCGGGCATGAGCATAGGCACCATGCTCATCAGCACCGAGCTGGTGATCATGCTCTTCATTCTGCTCTTCATTCCCGGGGATTACGCCGGCCCCTGCTTCATCGGCTTCGCCATTGGCGAGTCGCTGGGCGCGGCCGCGCTGCGCATTGCGGGCGGGATCTTCACCAAGATCGCGGACATCGGCGCCGATCTCATGAAGATCGTCTTCAAGATCGAGGAGGACGACGCACGCAACCCCGGCGTGATTGCGGACTGCACGGGCGACAACGCCGGCGATTCCATTGGCCCGACCGCCGACGGCTTCGAGACCTACGGCGTAACCGGCGTCGCCCTCATCACCTTCATCCTGCTGGCCGTGCCCAGCCCCCTGGTGCAGGTCCAGCTCCTGGTCTGGATCTTCGCCATGCGCATCATGATGATCGTGACCAGCGTGCTCTCTTACCTGATCAACGAGGCCATTGCCCGGCGCCGCTACGGCTCCGCCGATGTCATGAACTTCGAGGCGCCGCTGACCTTCCTGGTCTGGCTCACGTGCCTGGTGTCCGTGGCCATGACCTACGCCGTCTCCTACCTCCTGATCCCGGAGCTGGGCGACGGCTCCCTGTGGTGGAAGCTCTCCACCATCATCACCTGCGGCACGCTGGCGGCGGCCATCATTCCGGAGCTGGTGAAGGTCTTCACCTCCATGAAGTCCGGCCACGTCAAAGAGGTGCTGACCGCCTCCCAGGAAGGCGGCGCATCTCTCAACATCCTCTCCGGCTTCACCGCCGGGAACTTCAGTGCCTACTGGATGGGCATGGCCATTGTGGCGCTCATGGCCGCCTCCTACGGCGCCAGCACCCTGGGCCTCGCCGAGATCATGCTCGCCGCGCCGGTCTTCGCCTTCGGCCTGGTCGCCTTCGGATTCCTGGGGATGGGCCCGGTCACGATTGCCGTCGACTCCTACGGCCCGGTCACCGACAACGCTCAATCGATCTACGAGCTCTCGGTGATCGAGCACATCCCCAACATCCGCCAGGAGGTGAAGCGCGACTTCGGCTTCGACCTCAACTTCGAGACGGCCAAGCACTTCCTGGAAGAAAACGACGGCGTGGGCAATACCTTCAAGGCCACGGCCAAGCCCGTGCTCATCGGCACCGCGGTGGTGGGCGCGACCACCATGATCTTCTCGATCATCGTGCTGCTCACCAACGGGCTAACCACGGACCTCGAGAAGCTCTCCATCCTCTACCCGCCCTTCCTGCTGGGCCTGATCACGGGCGGCGCTGTGATCTACTGGTTCACGGGCGCCTCCACGCAGGCTGTCTCGACCGGCGCCTACCGCGCGGTCGAGTTCATCAAGGCGAACATCCAGCTCGAGGGCGTCGAGCGGGCCTCGATCCGCGACTCGAAGCGGGTGGTCGCCATCTGCACGCAGTACGCGCAGCGCGGCATGTTCAACATCTTCCTCACCGTCTTCTTCTCGACGCTGGCTTTCGCCTCGCTCGAGCCCTACTTCTTCATCGGCTACCTCATCTCCATTGCCACCTTCGGCCTCTACCAGGCCATCTTCATGGCCAACGCGGGCGGCGCGTGGGACAACGCCAAGAAGCTGGTCGAGGTGGAACTCAAGCAGAAGGGGACACCGCTGCACGCGGCCACGGTAGTGGGGGACACGGTGGGCGACCCGTTCAAGGACACGTCTTCTGTGGCCATGAACCCGGTCATCAAGTTCACCACGCTCTTCGGACTGCTGGCCGTCGAGCTGGCCATTGAAATGGAGCGCGGAACCAGCCTCGTCCTGGCCGCGCTCTTCACCGCCGCGGCCATGGTCTTTGTATGGCGCTCCTTCTACGCCATGCGCATTGTCACTCCGGCATCGGCCCGCTGGCGCGAGGCGGTGGCCGGCGCGGCCGCGGAGGCCGTGCACGAGGCGGGGTAA